A part of Rhinolophus ferrumequinum isolate MPI-CBG mRhiFer1 chromosome 11, mRhiFer1_v1.p, whole genome shotgun sequence genomic DNA contains:
- the FRMD8 gene encoding FERM domain-containing protein 8: protein MDGTEGNAEQPAERSHRSSVSSVGARAADVLVYLADDTVVPLAVENLPSLSAHELHRAIREVLQLPDSALEAFALWLVSPLLEVQLKPKHQPYKLGRQWPELLLRFTDAPDDDVATDEPSLQFRRNVFFPKRRELQIHDEEVLRLLYEEAKGNVLAARYPCDLEDCEALGALVCRVQLGPYQPGQPTACTLREKLDSFLPAHLCKRGHRLFAALRGRAAKAGTDEQGLLNAYRKVKEVVSSDSEWEASLRTHYRAYLLKCHELPFYGCAFFHGEVDKPTQGFLHRGGRKPVTVAINLEGVHVIDSREKHVLLGLRFQELSWDHTSPEEEESVLWLEFDGHNEGTPVNRLLKVYSKQAELMSSLIEYCIELNQAAEPAAPQESLTGPAGGPGSSAPPTQRPQLRRQSSVVCSRIQHLSTIDYVEEGEQIKRVKPKRTTSFFGRQLSMGQGSYTVVQPSESLEQS from the exons ATGGACGGGACGGAAGGTAATGCCGAGCAGCCCGCTGAGCGGTCCCATCGAAGCAGCGTGTCCTCCGTGGGTGCCCGAG CAGCTGATGTGCTGGTATATCTAGCGGATGACACAGTGGTGCCCCTGGCTGTGGAGAACTTGCCATCCCTGAGTGCCCACGAGCTGCACCGTGCCATCCGGGAGGTCCTGCAGCTCCCGGATAGCGCCCTGGAGGCCTTCGCGCTCTGGCTTGTCTCCCCTCTGCTGG AGGTGCAGCTGAAGCCCAAGCACCAGCCCTACAAGCTGGGCCGCCAGTGGCCAGAACTGCTGCTGCGCTTCACCGATGCCCCGGACGATGATGTGGCCACAG ATGAGCCTTCCCTGCAGTTCCGAAGGAACGTGTTTTTCCCAAAGCGACGGGAGCTCCAG aTCCACGACGAGGAGGTCCTGCGGCTGCTCTACGAAGAGGCCAAGGGCAACGTGCTGGCTGCACGGTACCCGTGTGACCTGGAGGACTGCGAGGCCCTGGGCGCCCTGGTGTGCCGCGTGCAGCTCGGGCCCTACCAGCCGGGCCAGCCCACTGCCTGCACCCTGAG GGAGAAGCTGgactccttcctccctgcccacctGTGTAAGCGGGGCCACCGGCTCTTTGCTGCCCTTCGGGGCCGGGCGGCCAAGGCTGGGACGGATGAGCAGGGCCTGCTCAACGCCTACCGCAAGGTGAAGGAAGTGGTCAGCAGTGACAGCGAGTGGGAGGCCTCCCTGCGGACCCACTACCGCGCCTACCTGCTCAAGTGCCACGAGCTGCCCTTTTACGG GTGTGCCTTCTTCCACGGTGAGGTTGATAAGCCGACCCAGGGCTTTTTGCACCGGGGTGGTCGAAAGCCAGTGACTGTGGCGATCAATCTGGAGGGCGTGCATGTCATCGACAGCAGGGAGAAG CACGTCCTGCTGGGCCTGCGCTTCCAGGAGCTGTCGTGGGACCACACCTCCCCCGAGGAGGAGGAATCTGTCCTGTGGCTGGAGTTCGATGGTCACAATGAGGGCACACCGGTCAACAGGCTTCTTAAGGTCTACTCCAAGCAG gcGGAATTGATGAGCAGCCTCATCGAGTACTGCATCGAGCTGAACCAGGCGGCGGAGCCCGCCGCCCCCCAGGAGAGCCTGACCGGCCCCGCGGGGGGCCCTGGCTCCTCAGCGCCACCCACTCAGCGTCCCCAGCTGCGGAGGCAGAGCAGCGTGGTGTGCAGCCGCATCCAGCACTTGTCCACCATTGACTACGTGGAGGAGG GCGAGCAGATCAAGCGGGTGAAACCGAAGCGCACCACGTCCTTCTTTGGCCGGCAGCTCTCCATGGGCCAAGGGAGCTACACCGTGGTGCAGCCCAGCGAAAGCCTGGAGCAGAGCTGA
- the SLC25A45 gene encoding solute carrier family 25 member 45 isoform X1 — protein MSKSRIAAQPSTRDQCQCVGKVLGTKSPWEAPGMEFPPGGTMPVEEFVAGWISGALGLVLGHPFDTVKVRLQTQNTYRGIVDCMVKTYRHESLLGFFKGMSFPIASIAVVNSVLFGVYSNSLLVLTATSHQERRAQPPSYTHVFIAGCIGGFLQAYCLAPFDLIKVRLQNQTEPRAQPGSPPPRYRGPVHCAASIFQEEGPRGLFRGAWALTLRDTPTLGIYFVTYEWLCRQSTPDGQNPSSATVLVAGGFAGITSWVTATPLDVIKSRMQMAGLKQREYRGMLDCMVSSARQEGLGVFFRGLTINSARAFPVNAVTFLSYEYLLHAWG, from the exons ATGAGCAAAAGTAGGATTGCAGCCCAGCCCTCCACGAGAGACCAGTGCCAGTGTGTGGGGAAGGTTTTGGGGACAAAGAGTCCCTGGGAAGCTCCAGGTATGGAG TTCCCACCCGGAGGGACAATGCCCGTGGAGGAATTTGTGGCTGGCTGGATCTCCG GAGCGCTGGGCTTGGTCCTGGGACACCCCTTTGACACTGTAAAG GTGCGGCTACAGACCCAGAACACGTACCGGGGCATCGTGGATTGTATGGTCAAGACTTACCGCCATGAGTCG CTCCTGGGCTTCTTCAAGGGGATGAGCTTCCCCATCGCGAGCATAGCCGTGGTCAACTCCGTCCTGTTCGGGGTCTATAGCAACTCCCTGCTGGTGCTCACGGCCACCTCCCACCAGGAGCGGCGGGCGCAGCCACCCAGCTACACGCATGTCTTCATAGCCGGCTGCATCGGGGGGTTCCTGCAG GCCTACTGCTTGGCTCCTTTCGACCTCATCAAAGTTCGGTTGCAAAACCAGACAGAGCCGCGGGCGCAGCCAGGGAGCCCCCCACCCCGGTACCGGGGGCCCGTGCACTGTGCAGCCTCCATCTTCCAGGAGGAGGGGCCCCGGGGGCTGTTCCGGGGAGCCTGGGCTCTGACACTGAGGGACACCCCCACATTGGGAATCTACTTCGTCACCTATGAATGGCTTTGTCGCCAATCCACGCCGGATGGCCAGAACCCCA GCTCAGCCACAGTGCTGGTGGCAGGGGGATTTGCAGGCATCACCTCCTGGGTAACAGCCACCCCCTTGGATGTGATCAAGTCCAGGATGCAGATGGCCGGGCTGAAGCAGAGGGAGTACCGGGGCATGCTGGACTGCATGGTGAGCAGCGCCCGGCAGGAAGGACTGGGGGTCTTCTTCCGGGGGCTGACCATCAACAGTGCCCGCGCCTTTCCTGTGAATGCTGTCACCTTCCTCAGCTACGAGTACCTCCTCCACGCGTGGGGATGA
- the SLC25A45 gene encoding solute carrier family 25 member 45 isoform X2 translates to MPVEEFVAGWISGALGLVLGHPFDTVKVRLQTQNTYRGIVDCMVKTYRHESLLGFFKGMSFPIASIAVVNSVLFGVYSNSLLVLTATSHQERRAQPPSYTHVFIAGCIGGFLQAYCLAPFDLIKVRLQNQTEPRAQPGSPPPRYRGPVHCAASIFQEEGPRGLFRGAWALTLRDTPTLGIYFVTYEWLCRQSTPDGQNPSSATVLVAGGFAGITSWVTATPLDVIKSRMQMAGLKQREYRGMLDCMVSSARQEGLGVFFRGLTINSARAFPVNAVTFLSYEYLLHAWG, encoded by the exons ATGCCCGTGGAGGAATTTGTGGCTGGCTGGATCTCCG GAGCGCTGGGCTTGGTCCTGGGACACCCCTTTGACACTGTAAAG GTGCGGCTACAGACCCAGAACACGTACCGGGGCATCGTGGATTGTATGGTCAAGACTTACCGCCATGAGTCG CTCCTGGGCTTCTTCAAGGGGATGAGCTTCCCCATCGCGAGCATAGCCGTGGTCAACTCCGTCCTGTTCGGGGTCTATAGCAACTCCCTGCTGGTGCTCACGGCCACCTCCCACCAGGAGCGGCGGGCGCAGCCACCCAGCTACACGCATGTCTTCATAGCCGGCTGCATCGGGGGGTTCCTGCAG GCCTACTGCTTGGCTCCTTTCGACCTCATCAAAGTTCGGTTGCAAAACCAGACAGAGCCGCGGGCGCAGCCAGGGAGCCCCCCACCCCGGTACCGGGGGCCCGTGCACTGTGCAGCCTCCATCTTCCAGGAGGAGGGGCCCCGGGGGCTGTTCCGGGGAGCCTGGGCTCTGACACTGAGGGACACCCCCACATTGGGAATCTACTTCGTCACCTATGAATGGCTTTGTCGCCAATCCACGCCGGATGGCCAGAACCCCA GCTCAGCCACAGTGCTGGTGGCAGGGGGATTTGCAGGCATCACCTCCTGGGTAACAGCCACCCCCTTGGATGTGATCAAGTCCAGGATGCAGATGGCCGGGCTGAAGCAGAGGGAGTACCGGGGCATGCTGGACTGCATGGTGAGCAGCGCCCGGCAGGAAGGACTGGGGGTCTTCTTCCGGGGGCTGACCATCAACAGTGCCCGCGCCTTTCCTGTGAATGCTGTCACCTTCCTCAGCTACGAGTACCTCCTCCACGCGTGGGGATGA
- the SLC25A45 gene encoding solute carrier family 25 member 45 isoform X3 translates to MVKTYRHESLLGFFKGMSFPIASIAVVNSVLFGVYSNSLLVLTATSHQERRAQPPSYTHVFIAGCIGGFLQAYCLAPFDLIKVRLQNQTEPRAQPGSPPPRYRGPVHCAASIFQEEGPRGLFRGAWALTLRDTPTLGIYFVTYEWLCRQSTPDGQNPSSATVLVAGGFAGITSWVTATPLDVIKSRMQMAGLKQREYRGMLDCMVSSARQEGLGVFFRGLTINSARAFPVNAVTFLSYEYLLHAWG, encoded by the exons ATGGTCAAGACTTACCGCCATGAGTCG CTCCTGGGCTTCTTCAAGGGGATGAGCTTCCCCATCGCGAGCATAGCCGTGGTCAACTCCGTCCTGTTCGGGGTCTATAGCAACTCCCTGCTGGTGCTCACGGCCACCTCCCACCAGGAGCGGCGGGCGCAGCCACCCAGCTACACGCATGTCTTCATAGCCGGCTGCATCGGGGGGTTCCTGCAG GCCTACTGCTTGGCTCCTTTCGACCTCATCAAAGTTCGGTTGCAAAACCAGACAGAGCCGCGGGCGCAGCCAGGGAGCCCCCCACCCCGGTACCGGGGGCCCGTGCACTGTGCAGCCTCCATCTTCCAGGAGGAGGGGCCCCGGGGGCTGTTCCGGGGAGCCTGGGCTCTGACACTGAGGGACACCCCCACATTGGGAATCTACTTCGTCACCTATGAATGGCTTTGTCGCCAATCCACGCCGGATGGCCAGAACCCCA GCTCAGCCACAGTGCTGGTGGCAGGGGGATTTGCAGGCATCACCTCCTGGGTAACAGCCACCCCCTTGGATGTGATCAAGTCCAGGATGCAGATGGCCGGGCTGAAGCAGAGGGAGTACCGGGGCATGCTGGACTGCATGGTGAGCAGCGCCCGGCAGGAAGGACTGGGGGTCTTCTTCCGGGGGCTGACCATCAACAGTGCCCGCGCCTTTCCTGTGAATGCTGTCACCTTCCTCAGCTACGAGTACCTCCTCCACGCGTGGGGATGA
- the TIGD3 gene encoding tigger transposable element-derived protein 3, which yields MELSSKKKLHALSLAEKIQVLELLDESKMSQSEVARRFQVSQPQISRICKNKEKLLADWCSGTANRERKRKRESKYSGIDEALLCWYHIARTKAWDVTGPMLLHKAKELADIMGQDFVPSIGWLVRWKRRNNVGFGARHVLSPPFPPEPPPPGLTSQTQPPLSLKDFSPEDVFGCAEVPLLYRAVPGRVGACDQVQVLLCANSRGLEKRRVLVSGLHAAPRCFFGVSSEALPASYHPDLGIPWSEWLAQFDEDMGRQGRQVALLLAARVVEELAGLPGLCHVRLLPLSAASTTSSLPSSVVRAFKAHYRHRLLGKLAAVQSERAGTSLAEAGAGITVLDALHMAAAAWAKVPPQLIVSSFIQEGLAPCKMPLSPDKASEMPPVPRGLSHEEFSRFVDLEGEEPMSGVCKEEMGTEDEQEASKDGFEPLPTKADALRALGTLRRWFECNGTSPELFGKFYACEEEVERLCCL from the coding sequence ATGGAGCTGAGCAGCAAGAAGAAGCTTCATGCCCTTTCCCTGGCTGAGAAGATCCAGGTGCTGGAACTCCTGGATGAGTCCAAGATGTCCCAGTCGGAGGTGGCCCGGCGCTTCCAGGTCTCCCAGCCTCAGATCTCACGCATCTGCAAGAATAAGGAGAAGCTGCTGGCGGACTGGTGCAGCGGCACGGCCAACCGGGAGCGCAAGCGCAAGCGGGAGTCCAAGTACAGCGGCATCGACGAGGCTCTGCTCTGCTGGTACCACATTGCTCGGACCAAGGCCTGGGACGTGACAGGGCCCATGCTGCTCCACAAAGCCAAGGAGCTGGCCGACATCATGGGCCAGGATTTTGTGCCCAGCATCGGCTGGCTGGTCCGCTGGAAACGCCGAAACAACGTGGGCTTTGGGGCCCGCCATGTACTCTCACCTCCGTTCCCCCCTGAGCCACCTCCCCCAGGCCTCACGTCACAGACCCAGCCACCTCTTTCCCTTAAAGACTTTTCCCCAGAGGACGTTTTTGGCTGTGCTGAAGTGCCCTTGCTGTATCGGGCAGTGCCCGGTAGAGTGGGTGCGTGTGATCAAGTTCAGGTGCTGCTGTGTGCCAACAGCAGGGGCCTAGAGAAGCGGCGGGTGTTGGTCAGTGGACTCCATGCTGCGCCAAGGTGCTTCTTTGGGGTCAGCAGTGAGGCTCTGCCTGCCTCCTACCACCCTGACCTGGGCATCCCATGGTCAGAGTGGCTGGCACAGTTTGACGAGGACATGGGGAGGCAGGGCCGACAGGTAGCTTTGCTGCTGGCTGCCCGAGTGGTGGAGGAGCTGGCAGGACTGCCTGGCCTCTGCCATGTGAGGCTCCTGCCTCTGTCTGCCGCTAGCACCACATCTTCCCTGCCCAGCTCTGTGGTCCGAGCCTTTAAGGCCCATTACCGGCACCGTCTGTTGGGCAAGCTGGCGGCTGTCCAGAGTGAGAGGGCTGGCACATCGCTGGCTGAGGCTGGGGCGGGCATCACAGTGCTGGATGCTCTGCATATGGCGGCGGCGGCCTGGGCCAAGGTGCCTCCGCAGCTCATTGTCAGCAGCTTCATCCAGGAAGGGCTGGCTCCCTGCAAAATGCCCCTGTCCCCGGACAAAGCCTCTGAGATGCCACCAGTCCCCCGTGGGCTGAGCCACGAGGAGTTTTCCCGCTTTGTGGACCTGGAGGGTGAGGAACCCATGTCTGGAGTGTGCAAAGAGGAGATGGGCACCGAAGACGAGCAGGAGGCCAGCAAGGATGGCTTTGAGCCCCTGCCCACCAAAGCTGATGCCCTCCGGGCCCTGGGCACGCTGAGGAGGTGGTTTGAGTGCAATGGCACTTCCCCTGAGCTATTTGGAAAATTCTATGCCTGTGAGGAGGAGGTGGAGCGGCTCTGCTGCCTGTGA